From a region of the Fischerella sp. JS2 genome:
- the rpsN gene encoding 30S ribosomal protein S14, whose product MAKKSMIEREKKRAKLVAKYAAKREALLEEFRTTEDPMDKLEIHRQIQQLPRNSAPSRRRNRCWATGRSRGVYRDFGLSRNVLREWAHEGLLPGVVKSSW is encoded by the coding sequence ATGGCAAAAAAGAGCATGATTGAGCGCGAGAAAAAACGCGCCAAGTTAGTGGCAAAGTATGCTGCCAAGCGGGAAGCTTTGTTAGAAGAGTTCAGAACTACAGAAGATCCAATGGATAAGCTGGAAATTCACAGACAAATTCAACAGCTACCCCGCAACAGCGCACCCAGCCGCCGTCGTAATCGTTGCTGGGCCACTGGCCGTTCCAGAGGTGTTTACCGCGACTTTGGACTATCTCGGAATGTTTTGCGGGAATGGGCGCACGAAGGTCTTTTGCCTGGCGTAGTTAAGTCTAGTTGGTAG
- a CDS encoding S8 family peptidase: MRHEKLSPGLLLAYEDYQREGQEALTTHKRSLGIIAPKNSIKPTRSVVFIYCDENADLSHLSQYGIEINQNTGAVRTAYLPLDRLDALSEESAVERIKPSRKLKLRMDVAPEKVKLPEFKNNTGLTGKGVVIGVIDSGIDPKHPAFAERILRIWDQTLPGSGVTEGGYGAELTGTQLTISQDTDGHGTHVAGIASGLDNTYGGVAPEAELVIVKTDLQDAHIADGVRYIFRVASEMGCPAVVNLSLGGHADAHDGSDSLSKIIDAESGAGRIVCCAAGNEGNDNIHGQTTVSSKTLGTMRFSVPYNQVGIIWLNGWYSRDGQLEISLRSPNGFVTPFQPIIADGNPSKQYNLPDARVEIVTPGPDPVNGDYNFFVQIRGGGFRFNQPVPGGVWQLRVRNTSGDNVRLDVWTLDDAASVFFTGKSISDTMKIGSPGAASTAITVASYTSKVKYTDIDGIERQVGLELDDISDFSSEGPLRNGSQKPDVAAPGAMIVSALSSTANFDRSMMVNSKFAALAGTSMATPFVTGLVALLLQRDPNLTPEAMKDLLRQNSSIPGENTATFDNKWGYGLINVENL; this comes from the coding sequence ATGAGACACGAAAAACTTTCTCCCGGATTGCTATTAGCTTATGAGGATTATCAAAGAGAAGGACAAGAAGCTTTAACCACGCACAAGCGATCGCTTGGAATAATTGCCCCAAAAAATAGCATTAAGCCTACCCGTAGTGTCGTTTTTATCTACTGTGACGAAAACGCAGATCTGAGCCATTTGTCACAATACGGTATTGAAATTAACCAAAATACAGGTGCTGTCAGGACAGCATACTTACCCCTAGATCGTTTAGATGCTTTATCTGAAGAATCTGCTGTTGAAAGGATCAAACCATCCCGTAAATTAAAATTGCGGATGGATGTAGCACCAGAGAAAGTAAAACTGCCGGAGTTTAAGAATAATACTGGATTGACTGGTAAGGGAGTAGTTATTGGTGTCATAGACAGTGGTATTGATCCAAAACACCCCGCTTTTGCAGAACGTATCTTAAGAATTTGGGATCAAACTCTACCAGGATCAGGAGTAACAGAAGGCGGTTATGGAGCCGAATTAACAGGAACCCAGTTGACTATTTCCCAAGACACAGATGGTCATGGTACTCACGTTGCAGGTATTGCCTCTGGCTTGGACAATACCTATGGTGGTGTAGCACCAGAAGCAGAATTAGTAATTGTTAAAACTGATTTGCAAGATGCTCATATTGCTGATGGTGTTCGCTATATTTTCCGAGTCGCAAGTGAAATGGGATGTCCAGCAGTCGTGAATCTTAGCTTAGGTGGACACGCCGACGCCCACGATGGTAGTGACTCTTTATCAAAAATTATTGATGCTGAATCTGGGGCAGGAAGGATTGTTTGCTGTGCTGCGGGTAATGAAGGTAATGACAATATTCACGGTCAGACAACTGTTAGCAGCAAAACCTTGGGAACTATGCGCTTTAGTGTTCCCTACAATCAAGTAGGTATTATCTGGTTAAACGGTTGGTATTCCCGTGATGGTCAGTTGGAAATATCTCTACGCAGTCCTAACGGATTTGTTACTCCTTTCCAACCAATCATTGCTGATGGCAATCCCTCAAAACAATACAACTTACCAGATGCACGGGTGGAGATTGTCACTCCAGGGCCAGATCCAGTCAACGGGGACTATAACTTCTTTGTACAAATTCGGGGTGGAGGTTTTAGATTTAACCAACCTGTTCCAGGTGGAGTTTGGCAGTTACGAGTACGCAACACCTCCGGAGATAACGTACGTCTAGACGTATGGACATTAGATGACGCAGCGTCGGTATTTTTTACAGGTAAAAGCATATCCGACACAATGAAAATTGGTTCACCAGGCGCTGCCAGCACTGCAATTACAGTAGCTTCTTATACTAGCAAAGTTAAATACACTGATATTGATGGTATTGAGCGACAAGTCGGTTTAGAGTTGGATGATATTTCTGACTTTAGTAGCGAAGGTCCACTGCGGAATGGTTCGCAAAAGCCTGATGTTGCAGCACCAGGAGCGATGATTGTTTCTGCTCTTTCGTCTACTGCCAACTTTGATCGCTCAATGATGGTGAACTCTAAATTTGCAGCCTTAGCTGGTACGAGTATGGCAACTCCATTTGTTACTGGCTTGGTGGCACTGTTGCTGCAACGCGATCCTAATCTTACTCCAGAAGCTATGAAAGATTTGCTACGTCAAAATAGTTCTATTCCTGGAGAAAATACAGCAACCTTTGATAACAAATGGGGTTATGGACTAATTAATGTAGAAAATCTGTAG
- a CDS encoding glucose-1-phosphate adenylyltransferase: MKKVLAIILGGGAGTRLYPLTKLRAKPAVPLAGKYRLIDIPVSNCINSEIFKIYVLTQFNSASLNRHIARTYSFAGFTEGFVEVLAAQQTPENLSWFQGTADAVRQYLWLFEEWDVDEYLILSGDHLYRMDYRQFIQRHRETGADITLSVIPIDERRASDFGLMKINESGRVVDFSEKPKGEALKKMQVDTTVLGLNQEQAEQQPYIASMGIYVFKRDVLIKLLKEASERTDFGKEIIPDAASDYNIQAYLFNDYWEDIGTIEAFYNANLTLTQQPRPPFSFYDEQAPIYTRARYLPPSKLLDCHVTQSIIGEGCILKNCRIENSVLGVRSRIESGCIIQDSMIMGADMYQPFAERQSDCDHRSIPLGIGSNTIIRRAIIDKNTHIGCDVQIVNKDNVQEAERESQGFYIRSGIVVVLKNAVIPDGTII; encoded by the coding sequence GTGAAAAAAGTTTTAGCAATCATTCTCGGTGGCGGTGCAGGAACCCGCCTTTATCCGCTCACCAAACTACGCGCAAAACCAGCGGTGCCCTTGGCAGGTAAGTATCGTTTGATAGATATCCCTGTCAGTAATTGTATAAATTCCGAAATTTTCAAAATATACGTCCTGACACAATTCAACTCGGCTTCTCTGAATCGCCATATTGCTCGTACCTACAGCTTTGCTGGCTTTACAGAGGGGTTTGTGGAAGTCCTCGCGGCACAGCAAACCCCAGAAAACCTTAGCTGGTTCCAAGGTACGGCTGATGCGGTTCGTCAATACCTATGGCTGTTTGAAGAATGGGATGTAGATGAATATTTGATACTATCAGGCGATCACTTGTATCGCATGGACTATCGCCAATTTATCCAACGTCATCGGGAAACTGGAGCTGATATTACTCTTTCAGTTATACCCATTGATGAACGCCGCGCCTCAGACTTTGGTTTGATGAAAATCAATGAGTCTGGCAGGGTTGTTGACTTTAGTGAAAAACCCAAAGGCGAAGCTTTAAAGAAAATGCAGGTTGATACTACTGTTTTAGGCTTAAACCAAGAACAAGCCGAACAGCAGCCATACATCGCCTCAATGGGAATCTATGTCTTTAAAAGAGATGTTTTGATCAAGTTGTTGAAAGAAGCTTCCGAAAGGACTGATTTTGGCAAAGAAATTATTCCTGACGCTGCCAGTGATTACAACATTCAAGCTTACCTATTCAATGACTATTGGGAAGACATTGGAACAATTGAAGCGTTTTATAATGCCAATCTGACTTTAACTCAACAACCTCGTCCGCCTTTTAGTTTCTACGATGAGCAAGCGCCGATTTACACTCGCGCTCGTTATTTACCTCCCAGCAAACTGCTAGATTGTCATGTCACCCAATCAATTATTGGCGAAGGTTGTATTCTCAAAAATTGCCGCATTGAAAACTCGGTGTTAGGAGTGCGATCGCGCATTGAATCTGGCTGCATCATTCAAGATTCCATGATTATGGGTGCAGACATGTATCAGCCATTTGCCGAACGCCAGTCCGACTGTGACCACCGTAGTATACCTTTAGGTATTGGTTCTAACACAATCATTCGTCGTGCCATCATTGACAAAAACACTCACATCGGTTGTGATGTGCAAATCGTAAACAAAGATAATGTCCAAGAAGCCGAGCGCGAAAGTCAAGGTTTCTATATCCGTAGTGGCATTGTCGTTGTCCTGAAAAACGCCGTTATTCCTGATGGAACGATCATTTAG
- a CDS encoding AAA family ATPase, translating to MTKLFLLIGLPGSGKSTLAKQLVTQCPQRRLVSTDAIRGQLFGNEAIQGPWLLIWRETERQFQRAIATDSTVIYDATNAQRRHRREVITLARDIGFTHITGIWVKTPVWLCLARNQRRERQVPEDVIFRMYRQLHDAPPSLEEGLDCLMCYSGTSQSTEIALTFSATTEL from the coding sequence ATGACAAAACTCTTCTTACTAATTGGTCTTCCTGGTAGCGGTAAGTCAACCTTGGCAAAGCAATTAGTGACACAATGCCCTCAGAGACGGCTGGTTTCTACCGATGCTATCCGGGGGCAGTTATTTGGTAATGAAGCAATCCAGGGGCCTTGGCTGCTGATTTGGCGAGAAACCGAGCGGCAATTTCAAAGGGCGATCGCTACCGATAGTACAGTCATTTATGATGCCACTAACGCTCAGCGACGCCATCGCCGTGAAGTCATTACCTTAGCCCGCGACATTGGTTTTACTCATATTACCGGGATTTGGGTAAAAACTCCTGTTTGGCTATGTTTAGCACGCAATCAAAGACGAGAACGTCAAGTACCAGAAGATGTGATTTTTCGGATGTATCGTCAATTGCACGACGCTCCTCCGAGTTTAGAAGAAGGGCTAGATTGCTTAATGTGCTATTCGGGAACCTCACAAAGTACGGAAATTGCCCTCACCTTTTCAGCAACAACCGAACTCTAA
- a CDS encoding ABC transporter permease, translated as MLKILTKVDYLLKETLIGLQRGGWMNWAAISTVTVLLFLFGLSLQTSWQVEKLLYQFGSQLEVSVYLDPGARAESVEPLVSIMPEVADIKVITKEQAWHKLVKELGISDIEGATQQLGDNPLVDELKVKARNSEVVPTLATQLAKLHGVDAVQYVDEAVRRISQLHRGLSWVTLIITIILTLTAIAVTTTTIRLIVMARRQEIEIMQLVGATSAWIYLPFILQGIAFGLVGGAIAWSFISIIQQFLGHLLANQPEFIKFLTNGLQLTPLQTLLLPLILLNFGATVGLIGSLFAVQKFAKS; from the coding sequence ATGTTGAAAATACTGACGAAAGTTGACTATTTGTTGAAAGAAACCTTGATTGGTTTACAGCGTGGTGGCTGGATGAATTGGGCTGCTATCAGTACTGTTACTGTGTTACTATTTTTATTCGGTTTGAGTTTACAAACTTCTTGGCAAGTAGAAAAATTACTTTATCAATTCGGTAGTCAGTTGGAAGTATCTGTGTATCTTGATCCGGGTGCGCGGGCTGAAAGTGTTGAACCTTTGGTGTCAATAATGCCAGAGGTTGCAGATATAAAAGTTATTACTAAGGAACAGGCTTGGCATAAGTTAGTTAAAGAACTGGGAATTTCTGATATCGAAGGTGCTACGCAGCAGCTAGGTGACAATCCGCTTGTAGATGAATTGAAGGTGAAAGCACGTAACTCTGAGGTAGTACCAACCTTAGCAACACAACTAGCAAAGTTACATGGAGTAGATGCAGTTCAGTATGTAGATGAAGCAGTCAGAAGGATTTCTCAGTTGCATCGAGGTTTAAGCTGGGTGACACTGATAATTACTATAATTTTGACTTTAACAGCGATCGCTGTTACTACCACCACTATTAGATTAATAGTTATGGCGCGACGCCAGGAAATTGAAATTATGCAACTAGTAGGAGCAACTTCCGCTTGGATTTACCTACCATTTATATTGCAGGGAATTGCTTTTGGTTTGGTTGGAGGTGCGATCGCTTGGAGTTTCATTAGCATTATTCAACAGTTTCTGGGACATTTACTGGCTAATCAACCAGAGTTTATCAAATTTCTCACCAACGGTTTACAACTGACTCCGTTACAAACTTTATTATTGCCCTTGATTCTTCTGAACTTTGGTGCAACTGTAGGATTAATCGGCAGTTTATTTGCTGTGCAAAAATTTGCGAAAAGTTAG
- a CDS encoding DUF3598 family protein, which translates to MTQWEFLLKNLGEWQGSFTRVSPQGEILADTPSIVSLEKLNNNQTIRQIIRLGGDEKVLEYSSLGRGVLFFENGAFSQGTIQLGPFSEFGAELGLIHENRRLRLVHLFDKNGQLEQFTLIREHLAGTPVTQSPAFTVEALLGEWQGEAVTIYPDWRSPDRYSTKMQLQLDSSGVLVQSLLFGDRTITSTATINGSILTFGKDLQHQVQVLLLPDGASATSPLKIQFRQPFFLEVGWLITPNLRQRMVRSYNDKGEWVSLTLVTENRMNPV; encoded by the coding sequence ATGACTCAATGGGAATTTTTACTCAAAAATCTTGGTGAATGGCAAGGTTCATTCACTCGTGTATCTCCCCAAGGCGAAATTCTTGCAGATACACCTAGTATTGTATCTTTAGAAAAGTTAAATAATAATCAAACAATTCGGCAAATTATTCGCTTAGGTGGAGATGAAAAAGTCCTAGAATATAGTTCTCTAGGACGGGGTGTATTATTTTTTGAGAATGGTGCTTTCTCTCAAGGTACGATTCAGCTAGGTCCATTTTCGGAATTTGGAGCAGAATTAGGATTAATTCATGAAAATCGCCGTTTACGCCTTGTACATTTATTTGATAAAAACGGTCAATTAGAACAATTTACTCTCATCCGTGAACATTTAGCGGGAACCCCAGTCACCCAAAGCCCCGCTTTCACAGTAGAAGCATTGTTAGGAGAATGGCAAGGGGAAGCAGTGACGATATATCCAGATTGGCGATCGCCTGATCGTTACTCTACCAAAATGCAATTGCAACTAGATAGTTCTGGAGTTTTAGTCCAAAGTCTTTTATTTGGCGATCGCACAATTACTTCCACCGCTACAATCAACGGTTCTATTCTGACATTTGGTAAAGACTTGCAGCATCAGGTACAAGTTTTGCTATTACCCGATGGCGCTTCGGCTACTTCACCGCTAAAAATACAATTTCGCCAACCCTTTTTTTTAGAAGTGGGTTGGTTAATTACACCAAATCTTCGCCAACGCATGGTTCGTAGTTACAACGATAAAGGAGAATGGGTGAGTCTAACTTTAGTGACAGAAAATCGAATGAATCCAGTATAA
- the thiD gene encoding bifunctional hydroxymethylpyrimidine kinase/phosphomethylpyrimidine kinase, which translates to MNAETTSRIPVALTIAGSDSGGGAGIQADLRTFAFHCVHGTSAITCVTAQNTLGVTRVDAMSPEAVIAQMQAVCQDIGVQAAKTGMLLNKEIITAVAHEVEALQIQNLVVDPVMVSRTGAQLIDDEAVNTLCHTLIPLALIATPNRYEAQILSGLEINTVDDMRQCAQIIHEKFKAKVVLVKGGGMSGSGRGVDVWFDGQKLETLSVKQVDTKNTHGTGCTLSAAIAANLARGDDLFTAVQQAKEYVTNALSYALNIGKGQGPVGHFYPLLLTTNH; encoded by the coding sequence ATGAACGCCGAAACAACATCTCGCATACCTGTTGCTTTAACGATCGCTGGTTCAGATAGTGGTGGTGGTGCAGGAATTCAAGCGGATCTACGTACCTTTGCTTTTCACTGTGTCCACGGTACGAGTGCAATCACTTGTGTAACAGCTCAAAATACTTTAGGTGTTACCAGAGTTGATGCAATGTCACCAGAGGCTGTGATTGCCCAAATGCAAGCTGTATGTCAGGATATCGGTGTGCAAGCAGCAAAGACAGGAATGTTGCTGAACAAAGAAATTATCACAGCTGTTGCCCACGAAGTAGAAGCTTTACAAATTCAAAATTTAGTTGTTGATCCTGTAATGGTGTCAAGGACGGGGGCGCAATTAATTGACGATGAGGCTGTGAATACACTTTGCCATACACTTATACCCCTAGCTCTGATCGCTACACCCAATCGCTACGAAGCCCAGATTTTGAGCGGTTTAGAAATTAACACTGTGGATGATATGCGCCAGTGCGCTCAAATTATTCATGAGAAATTCAAAGCCAAAGTAGTGCTAGTCAAAGGTGGTGGGATGTCGGGAAGTGGACGGGGAGTCGATGTTTGGTTTGATGGGCAAAAACTCGAGACTCTCAGTGTCAAACAGGTAGATACAAAAAATACTCACGGTACTGGTTGCACTTTATCAGCAGCGATCGCAGCTAATTTAGCGCGTGGTGATGATTTATTCACCGCAGTGCAACAGGCAAAAGAGTATGTTACTAATGCTCTATCCTACGCCCTAAATATCGGTAAAGGGCAAGGCCCTGTGGGACATTTTTATCCACTGTTGCTAACAACTAACCATTAA
- a CDS encoding glutathione S-transferase family protein encodes MLKLYHQTLSANSRRVWIALLEKQLEFELVELRLDGDHLQPEFLALNPFHHIPVLLDDDFTVVKSLAILDYLEAKYPTPAMLPKNPKALAKVRMVEMVTVNELMPAMTPLINRMMGFAGGDDSQKIEAANQKIATVLKFFENLLGHHPYFGGEQLTLADIVAGSAVPILPILSFSLTDNSKLSAWTESLMQRPAWQTTNPTPAAIEAFKSRMQALMAQYESERVSG; translated from the coding sequence ATGCTTAAACTCTATCACCAAACACTTTCGGCAAATTCTCGTCGCGTCTGGATAGCACTATTAGAGAAACAACTTGAATTTGAATTAGTAGAATTAAGATTAGATGGTGATCATTTACAACCGGAATTTTTAGCACTAAATCCATTCCACCACATTCCGGTTTTGCTAGATGATGATTTTACAGTGGTGAAATCATTGGCAATTTTAGATTATTTAGAAGCAAAATACCCCACCCCAGCAATGCTACCCAAAAACCCCAAAGCTTTGGCTAAGGTACGCATGGTGGAAATGGTAACAGTTAATGAACTAATGCCTGCAATGACACCTTTAATCAATCGGATGATGGGTTTTGCTGGTGGTGATGACTCACAAAAAATAGAAGCGGCAAACCAGAAAATAGCTACAGTATTGAAATTTTTTGAAAACTTGTTAGGTCATCATCCTTATTTTGGTGGTGAACAATTGACTCTAGCAGACATTGTTGCTGGCAGTGCAGTGCCTATTTTGCCGATATTGAGTTTTTCTCTCACTGACAACTCAAAATTAAGTGCATGGACAGAAAGCTTAATGCAGCGTCCGGCTTGGCAAACTACCAATCCCACCCCAGCAGCAATTGAAGCATTTAAATCTCGTATGCAAGCTTTAATGGCACAGTATGAATCTGAAAGAGTTAGTGGTTAG
- the aat gene encoding leucyl/phenylalanyl-tRNA--protein transferase — translation MQYDIASIIQGYAQGYFLMADEDNSLGWYGSRDRTLIPLDDRFRYPKSLRRVLNQQQFTVAVNRDFAGVVEGCANREVTWISSELKDIYWQLYKTGWAYSFETWQGDELAGGILGIVVCGAFIGESMFYRIPDGSKVALVKLVERLRERQFVLFDAQMMNPHLERFGAYRVGEQEYQDLLYKALYYKCSFV, via the coding sequence ATGCAATATGATATCGCCAGTATTATTCAAGGCTATGCCCAAGGTTATTTTCTCATGGCTGATGAGGATAACTCCTTGGGTTGGTATGGAAGTCGCGATCGGACTCTCATTCCTTTAGATGATCGATTTCGCTACCCCAAGTCGCTACGGCGTGTCCTGAATCAACAGCAGTTTACTGTTGCGGTTAACCGTGATTTTGCAGGTGTCGTCGAAGGTTGCGCTAACCGAGAAGTAACTTGGATTTCTTCAGAATTAAAGGATATATACTGGCAGCTATACAAAACAGGTTGGGCGTACAGTTTTGAAACTTGGCAAGGTGATGAACTGGCTGGAGGAATTTTAGGGATTGTTGTTTGTGGTGCTTTCATTGGGGAATCAATGTTTTATCGTATTCCCGATGGTTCTAAAGTGGCACTGGTGAAGTTAGTAGAAAGGTTACGAGAAAGGCAATTTGTGTTATTTGATGCCCAAATGATGAACCCCCATTTAGAAAGATTTGGAGCTTATAGAGTGGGTGAGCAAGAGTATCAAGATTTACTTTATAAGGCTTTGTATTATAAGTGTTCTTTTGTGTAA
- the def gene encoding peptide deformylase, translating into MPSEVAVEKKKLQNPPLELHYLGDRVLRQGAKRVTKVDEEIRKLAREMLQTMYSQDGIGLAAPQVGIHKQVIVIDLEPDNAANSPLVLINPTIKQVSRDICVAQEGCLSIPGVYMDVKRPEVVEISYKDEYGRPKTLKASDLLGRCIQHEIDHLNGVVFVDRVENSLALAQELSKYGFSYQAVKSVV; encoded by the coding sequence ATGCCTTCGGAAGTCGCTGTTGAGAAGAAAAAGTTACAAAATCCGCCCTTGGAACTGCATTACCTTGGCGATCGCGTTTTGCGCCAAGGGGCCAAGCGTGTTACTAAAGTAGACGAAGAAATCCGCAAACTAGCACGGGAAATGCTACAAACGATGTACAGCCAAGATGGCATTGGTTTGGCTGCACCCCAAGTCGGAATTCATAAACAAGTTATAGTCATCGATCTTGAACCAGATAACGCGGCTAACTCCCCACTGGTGTTGATTAACCCTACTATCAAACAGGTGAGTCGGGACATCTGCGTAGCCCAAGAAGGATGTTTGAGCATTCCGGGAGTTTACATGGATGTGAAGCGTCCCGAAGTTGTAGAAATCTCCTACAAAGATGAGTATGGACGTCCTAAAACACTGAAGGCTTCAGATTTACTAGGACGCTGTATTCAGCACGAGATCGACCACCTCAACGGTGTAGTATTTGTAGACCGTGTAGAAAACTCTTTGGCTTTAGCACAGGAGTTATCCAAATACGGCTTCTCCTATCAAGCTGTCAAATCAGTTGTGTAG
- a CDS encoding peroxiredoxin family protein, whose amino-acid sequence MLISSDFSGLFNERFFSNFLPIPAANQIPIGFLTPDFQLPDITNNTLIKLSDYRKKQPVLLAFTRIFTEKQYCPLCYPHIKSLNENYEQFQNRGVEVLMITSTDERQSQIVVRDLGLKMPLLSDPTCRVFRTYNVGQALGAPLPAQFVLDQEGRLRYKHLFSFLDHNASVEKLLEQFDKRKDEG is encoded by the coding sequence ATGTTAATTTCAAGTGATTTTAGCGGTTTATTTAATGAGCGATTTTTCAGTAATTTTTTGCCTATTCCTGCTGCAAATCAAATACCAATAGGATTTCTCACACCAGATTTTCAACTACCAGATATAACTAATAACACCTTAATCAAATTATCAGATTACAGAAAGAAACAACCAGTATTACTTGCTTTTACACGAATTTTTACAGAGAAACAATATTGTCCCCTTTGCTATCCACACATCAAATCCTTAAACGAGAACTATGAACAATTTCAAAATCGGGGCGTAGAAGTTTTGATGATTACTAGTACTGATGAACGACAAAGTCAAATAGTTGTAAGAGATTTAGGCTTAAAGATGCCGTTACTAAGTGACCCCACCTGCCGAGTATTTCGCACCTATAATGTCGGGCAAGCTTTGGGAGCGCCTTTACCGGCACAATTCGTTTTAGATCAAGAAGGTAGACTACGTTATAAGCACTTGTTTTCTTTCTTAGACCACAATGCTAGTGTAGAAAAATTGCTAGAGCAATTTGACAAAAGAAAAGATGAAGGATGA
- a CDS encoding DnaJ C-terminal domain-containing protein, whose amino-acid sequence MATTDFKDYYAVLGVKKTASADEIKQAFRKLARKYHPDVNPGNKQAEARFKEVNEAYEVLSDPDKRQKYDQFGQYWKQVGQGNPYGGGVDVDMGSFDFSQYGSFDDFINELLGRFSGGSTRSSTRQSYSYRTSTGAGPGGFGGFNDFGFQDAGAGTAQDTEAIISLSFSEAFHGVQKRFNLGNEIIDVRIPAGAKPGTRLRVRGKGQISPLTQQRGDLYLKVELQSHPFFQFEGDNLVCEVPITPDEAVLGASIEVPTPDGSVNVKLPSGVRSGQSLRLRGKGWPQPKSGRSDQLVKIAIATPRDISQQEREYYEKIRAIRTYNPRSHLQNIRL is encoded by the coding sequence ATGGCTACAACCGATTTTAAAGATTATTATGCTGTTCTAGGAGTTAAGAAAACTGCTAGTGCAGATGAAATTAAACAAGCTTTTCGGAAATTAGCTCGTAAATATCACCCCGACGTAAACCCTGGTAATAAACAGGCAGAAGCACGTTTCAAAGAAGTGAACGAAGCTTACGAGGTTTTATCAGATCCAGATAAACGCCAAAAATACGATCAATTTGGTCAATACTGGAAACAAGTAGGTCAAGGCAACCCCTATGGTGGTGGTGTTGATGTTGATATGGGTAGCTTTGACTTTAGTCAATACGGTAGTTTTGATGATTTTATTAATGAATTATTAGGACGCTTCAGTGGTGGTAGTACTCGCAGCAGTACAAGGCAATCTTATAGTTACCGCACTTCCACTGGGGCTGGACCTGGTGGTTTTGGCGGTTTTAATGATTTTGGTTTTCAGGATGCTGGTGCAGGTACTGCCCAAGATACTGAAGCTATAATTTCTTTGAGTTTTTCCGAAGCGTTTCATGGTGTACAAAAGCGCTTTAATCTTGGTAATGAAATTATTGATGTCCGCATTCCTGCTGGCGCTAAACCTGGTACTCGTCTACGGGTGCGTGGCAAAGGTCAAATTAGTCCTCTAACGCAACAACGAGGCGATTTGTACCTGAAAGTTGAGCTTCAGTCTCACCCCTTCTTCCAATTTGAGGGTGATAACTTGGTGTGCGAAGTACCAATAACACCCGATGAAGCAGTTCTGGGAGCTTCTATAGAAGTACCCACTCCTGATGGTAGCGTGAATGTCAAACTACCATCAGGAGTGCGTTCTGGTCAATCCCTGCGTCTACGTGGTAAAGGCTGGCCCCAACCCAAGAGTGGACGTAGTGACCAGTTAGTGAAAATTGCGATCGCCACTCCCAGAGACATTAGTCAACAAGAACGGGAGTATTATGAAAAAATTCGCGCTATTCGTACCTATAACCCCCGCAGTCATTTGCAAAATATTAGGCTGTAA